The Haloplanus sp. CK5-1 genome segment CCGACCGTGCGCGAGGTCGACAAGAAAGAGGAGACGCTGTGTGGCACCTGCAGTCGCGAACACTTCTGACCGTTTCGAGCGGATCAGGCGGTGTATGCGTACCGGAGTAACACCACCCCGAGCAGTCCGAACGTCGCCCCGGCGTACAGCGCGACGACCTGTCCGTCCCCTGCCGGGAGCAGTACCCAAAGCACCGGGCCCGCGGCGACCAGACCGAATCCGAACAGTCCGGCGACAAGTCGTTCCGGTCGGCCGAGTGTCGAGTGATCCCGGTTCGAAGCGGCCGCCCCCGTCCCGAGCAGCGTCGAGACGGTATCGAGATAGTCGGAGGGGACGAGTACGAGACGGGGTGCAGTCGGAACCCCCCGCGTGTACGAGAGCCAGCAGACTGCAACCGTGTCGATGGTGACCGCCCGGACGGTGCGGACCGAGTCGGGCGGTATCCCGGTGCCGTCGACGGTGAGCGTCCCCGCCACCCGGTCGGCACGACCACTCGTCGGAAATCCGGCGGTGAGGACGACTGGCACCCAACCGGCGACGACCACAGCGAACGGTGCCACGGGATGTACCTGCGCGCTTCCGAACAGGACGAGTGCGCCGAACAGGCTCCCGGTGACGAGTCCCCGCCGCGAGTATCGGCTCCACAGGGGGTCGGTGAGGTTCGTCGCGAGTACCGCCAGAAGGTAGCGACGGGAAAGTACCGCGAGCAGCGCCGCGGCGACGACCCCGGCTGCTCGAGCGACGTTCCCGTCCAGCACCGCCGAGACGACCAGTCGGAGACCCAACCAGCCGGCGAGCATCGCGACGCCACCGAAGAGACTGGGTCCCACATACGCCAGCACCCCTAAGAGCGGAGAATCCGTCACGTCGAGCTCCCAGTCGACCGTCGGATCGTCTCCGTCGGAATCCGCCCGCCTCACGGTCTCACCCGAACCGTTCGTACCGACCATCGCCCCGTCGACCGACACTCATTCCGATCCGGGACCCGTGTTCGCGGCGATGATACCCCCGAGAGCGCCGAAGACCGACGGGAATACGACGCCGGCCAGAAGAACAGCCGGCAGGAGTTCGGGCCGGCCGCCGAAACTGGCACCGAGCGCCTCGTTCGAGACGCGGAACAGCACCGCGCCGATGGCCGACAACGCCAGATACGGGGGGACTACGAGAACGCCGGTAACCGCGCCCTCGGTCGTGTCGGTGACGCCTCGTGAACGGCCGACGGCCAGCCCGGACCCGACGAGCAACGCCACAGGAACGAGGTACAGAAGCGGCGTGAACCCGTCGCCGCCGACGAACGACGTCGTGCTCGACCCGCCGAACCCGAGGAAGTCGGCTTCGACGACCGTCTCGACGAAGTGGCCGTTGAAGAACACCCACCCGACGAGGTCGATGCTACTGCCACCGCCGTCGACGCCGTTCGATAGCTCGCCCAGTTCGGAGTTCTCGAGGCGGGCGAGAACGACCACGGCCGTGAGCACGTAGCCGACGACCCACGCGGCGGCGCCGGCGACGAACCCCTCTACGAGTGGGAGGTCGTCGAAGTCGACTGACGAGGACATACGGATACGAGTCACACATCCAACAAGACACTTCCGGTACACCGGTCGCACCGTCTGCCCGTCGGATCGGCGAGCGACCCGTGGCGCAACGGTAACCATTAGGCGCGGGGGCGTCCACCCACGCGTATGACCGACACCGACGCGAACGCGCTCGTCGACCGGGTCCGCGAGGATGACCTCCGACTCCACGAACTCGAAACCCACGCCGACGCCGACACGGCGGCGACCGCTCGACGACGCCTGATCGAATCCGACGCCGGCGTCGACCTCGACGCAGTCGGCTCCTACGGCTTCCCCGCCGACCGCGCCGACGCCAACGTCGAGAACATGATCGGCGCGGCGCAGGTGCCGATGGGCGTCGCCGGTCCGGTGACCGTCCACGGCGGTGCGGTCGACGGCGAGCGCTACCTCCCGATGGCGACCACCGAGGGGGCGCTCGTGGCGAGCGTCAACCGGGGCTGTTCGGTAATCGACGCCGCGGGCGGCGCGACCGCCCGCGTCACGAAGTCGGGGATGACCCGCGCCCCCGTCTTTCGTGTCGCGGACGTGGCCGAGGCCGAGGCGCTCGTCGAGTGGGTGCGAGCGGAGGAGGACCGCCTCCGCGAGGCCGCGGAGGCGACGACGAACCACGGCGAACTCACGGACGTGACGCCCTACGTCGTCGGCGACTCCGTCTTCCTCCGGTTCCGGTACGACACGAAGGACGCGATGGGAATGAACATGGCCACCATCGCGACGCGGGCGGCCGCCGAAGTCGTCGAGGCGGAGACGCCGGCGTCGCTGGTCGCCCTCTCGGGCAACCTCTGTACGGACAAGAAGCCGGCGGCGATCAACGCCGTCGAGGGCCGGGGACGGAGCGTCACGGCCGACGTGACGATCTCCCGCGAGGTCGTCGAGGAGCGTCTCCACACGACGCCGGAGGCGGTCGCGGAGGTGAACACGCGCAAGAACCTCGTCGGCAGCGCCAAGGCGGGGAGCCTCGGGTTCAACGCCCACGTCGCCAACGTCGTCGCCGCCGTCTTCCTCGCGACGGGACAGGATGCGGCCCAGGTCGTCGAGGGATCGAACGCCATCACGACCGCCGAGACGCGCGAGGACGGCCTCTACGTCAGCGTCTCGCTGGCCAGTCTGGAGGTCGGGACGGTCGGCGGCGGGACGACCCTCCCGACGCAGGCCGAAGCGCTCGAACTACTGGGCGTGGCCGGCGGCGGCGACCCCGCCGGATCGAACGCGGACGCCCTCGCGGAGTGTGTGGCGACCGGCGCGCTGGCGGGCGAACTCTCCCTGATCGCGGCGCTTGGCTCCCGACACCTCTCCTCGGCCCACGAAGACCTCGGCCGGTAGTCACAGGAGGCGGTAGGTGCCGCCGGACTCGGTGGCTTCGCCTCCACGGACGAGACGGTCGAGGAGGTCCGTGGCGGCGTCGGCGGGGACGCCCCGTTCGGTGGCGTACCCCACCACGGCCGCCTCGTCGGGGTCGTCGAGGCGTTCGATGGCCTCGCGGACGATTTCGGGACGGCTCCCGCTGCCCGATCCCGCCCCGCGAGACGTGCGCTCTCCCGCTTCGGCGACTTCGCCGGCGTCGACGCCAGACGCGTCCAGATACTCCCGGTCGTCGACGATCGGATCGTCGGCCGCTCGCTCCGACTCCGCGACGGAGGGCGTCGACTCGAAGGCGTCGGTCGCGTCCGCACGCTCGGCGAGCATCGTGGCTCGGGCCTCTCTCGCGATTTCGCGGTCCTCGGCGGTGAACAGGCGCTTGAGCCGTGCCGTCCGGTGACGGGTCCCGCAGGTCGGACAGGTCGCCGTCTCCGCCGAGTCGGGATTCGAGAGCAGCCACAGTCCCCCACAGTCGGCACACCCGACCACCGCGTACATGCTCGCGGGTTGTGCGCACCCGGTAATGAAGCCGTCGTTGCGGTCGGCCGCTCACGACCGCGGGGCGGCCGCCACGCGGTACGTCTCGAACCGCCGCGTCGCCCAGTCGACGACTGCCGGGTCGTCGCTCTCGAGGAGCGTGTGGGCGACTCCGTCGAGGTTCACCCCGACCACGAAGGCGTGGTCGTCGGCGATACCGAAGGAAAACCGGATGTCGTCGGGGTGGGCATAGACGTCGACGCTCGGCGCGTCGACCATCGCATCGAAATGCTCCCGATACCCCGCGGGGAACCGCTCCATCGGCGGCGAGGTAGTCCCGAGGACGAGCGTCACGTCGGGGGGCGACGACTCGTCGGTGACCCGCTCGGCCAACTGCTCGACGGAGTCGTAGAGGAGGTACGGCGCACACTCCCGAAGCTCCGTCGCGTTCGCCCGGAGGTCGAGGAGGTGATCGATCGGGTCGGTCGGGTCGTCGTCGGTGTCGACGACCGTGGCGTCGGCCGCGGCCTCGACGTCGAGGTCGACCGCCGCCGCGGGCGTCTGTTCGAACACGGGTCGGAGGCGCTCTGCGGTGCACTCCCGGTCGCGGAACTCCTCGTACGCGGAGAGGAGCATGCCCCCGAGCGACGTGAGTTCGTACGCGTCGTCGACCTCGCGGATCCAGCCCCGAGAACACATTTCCCGGAGTGTCCGCTTCAGCGTACGCCGTGAGGCGGACAACCGATCGTCGAGTTCACGGGCCGAGAGGATCCCGTCCGCCCGGAACGCTCGAAGCGTCTCGACGCGGACGGGCGATCCGACGAGGTAGTCGAGGGCAGTGTCGGACATCGTTGGACGTCACCACGCTCGTCCGTGTAAAACCCACGCGTGATTCGCCGTGCAAGACAAGTGGTCGACCCGGCGGCCAAGCGTATATGTACGCGGCGACCCCCACACCGGATGGTGACAGAGGATACCGAGGACCTGCGCCCCGACGACGCCTTCACCCTGTTGGCCGACCGTACACGCATCAAGATCATCAGGGCGCTCGGCGACGCCGCCACGCCCGGCGTTCCGGACCGACTCGCCTTCTCGGAGCTTCGCCGCCGGGCCGACATCTCCGGGAGCGGCCGGTTCAACTACCACCTGAAGCGACTGGTCGGACAGTTCGTCGAGGAGACGGACGACGGCTACCGGCTGAGCTATCCGGGGGTGCGGGTGTACCAGGCGATACAGGCCGGCACGTTCACCGACAGTTGTCGGATCGAGCCGTTCGAACTGGACGCGGCGTGTCACGTCTGTGGTGGGCCACAGGAAGCCGCCTACCACGACTGCCTGTTCCGGGTGCGGTGTGCAGACGGCTGTGACGCGGTGTTCTACCGCTACTTCTGCCCGCCGAGCAGTCTGACCGACCGGGATCACGAGGTGATCCTCCGGGCCGTCAGCGAGCGCATCCGTCGCGAGCTCGGATCGGTGGCCAGCGGCGTCTGTCCGTGGTGCTGTGGCCGGATGGAGGCACGGATCCTCCCCCCGGACGCGGAGCTTCCCCAGCGCGACAATCCAGCGATCGAACACCGGGTCCTGCACACGTGTGACACGTGCGACGGCACCGTCTACACGCGGACCGGCGACCTGTTGGTCACCCACCCCGCCGTCGTCTCCTTCTTCTACGACCACGGCGTCGACGTGACCGGGCGGCGCGTCTGGCGACTCCCCTTCGCCGCCTCCGACGAACGGACGACGGCCACGGGGACCGATCCGTGGCGCGGGACCGTCCGAATCGAGTGCGAGGGCGACACCCTCGCGCTCCGACTGGACGACGACCCGTCGGTGGTCGAGGTACGCAGTTAGTTGATCCGACAGGTCGTCCCCTCGGCCAGCCCCGCCTTCGAGATGTGGGCCGCGAGACAGCCGTAGTTGCAGAACTGGCCGTCGGACACCCGTTCGCCGTCGACGACGGTGTCGACGTACACCGGGTCGTGGGTGGTCACGTCACAGCCACAGTAGGTGCAGTCGTCCATACGCGGACGTAGCGTCGCGTTCCTCCTAACCGCTCGGCCGTCGGGCGGGCGAAACACACGTCCGTCGGGCGACCGTACCGCGGCCCATGACCGTCGTCGCACTCCTGAGTGTCGCACCGGTTCGGGAGGGGAGTATGGCCGAAGACGTCGCGGACGCGGTCGCGGCGCTGGATTCCTTCGACGTCGCGTACGAGACCAACCCCATGGGGACGGTGATCGAGGCCGACGACGTGGGGGTCCTGTTCGACGCGTGCGAGGCCGCCCATCGCGCTGTCGACGCCGACCGCGTGAGCACCGTCCTGAAGGTAGACGACAAGCGCCGGAGCGACGCGTCGGCCGACGAGAAGGTCGCCGGCGTCGAGGCGGCGCTGGGGCGGCCGGCGAAGCGGCGTCGGGAGTGAACCGGGCCACATCGACAACCCATTTAACCGAAAGCGACCAACTCGAGCGCATGGAGAGTCTCAACCGGATGGCCGTCGAACTCGTCGACGAGGCGATCGACTTCGCCGGCGAACTCAACGTCGACGTCGTCGAACTCGACTCGGGCGCGACGGTACTCGACTTCGGCGTCGAGGCGGCCGGCGGCATCGAGGCGGGGTTGTTGCTGGCCGAGATCCAGACGGCGGGGCTGGCGACGATCCAGACCCGCATGGACGAGGTAGCGGGGACACCGTTCCCCCACGTCGAACTCACGACCGACAAGCCGGCGCTCGCCCTGCTCTGTTCGCAGAAGGCGGGGTGGGAACTCGTCGCCGAGGGGGTCGACGGACTCGGCTCCGGGCCCGCGCGGGCGCTCGTCGGCGAGGAGGCCGAGTTCGAAGCGGTAGGATACTACGACGAGTTCGACCTCACGGTCCTGGCCGTCGAGGCGGCGACGCTCCCGGGCGATGCCGCCGCCGAACAGGTGGCCGACCGGGCGGGTGTCGCGCCGAGCGGCGTGTTCATGCCCGCGTACGCCACGGGGTCGGTGGCCGGAAGCGTCAGCGCCGCCGCGCGAGCGCCCGAACTCGCGCTCTTTCGCCTCTTCGAACTCGGCTACGACCCCACGGACGTGGTGTCGGCGGCGGGGAGTGCTCCCGTCGCGCCCGTGAGCCACGACGAAGGGGTGGCGATGGGCCGCACCAACGACGCCCTGGCGTACGGCGGGCAGGTGTACCTCCAGGTGCGCGAGGACTTCGACCGGTTCGACGAGGTGCCCTCCACCGCGGCCGCCGAGTACGACACCCCCTTCGAACGGGTGTTCGAGGACGCCGACTGGGACTTCTACGAGGTGCCCGAGTCGGTGTTCGCCCCAGCGCAGGTGACCGTCGACGTCGTCGACGGCCCGACGTACGCGCTGGGGGAGACGAACCACGACCTGCTGGCCGAGTCGTTCGGGCTGTGAA includes the following:
- a CDS encoding transporter, with amino-acid sequence MSSSVDFDDLPLVEGFVAGAAAWVVGYVLTAVVVLARLENSELGELSNGVDGGGSSIDLVGWVFFNGHFVETVVEADFLGFGGSSTTSFVGGDGFTPLLYLVPVALLVGSGLAVGRSRGVTDTTEGAVTGVLVVPPYLALSAIGAVLFRVSNEALGASFGGRPELLPAVLLAGVVFPSVFGALGGIIAANTGPGSE
- the hmgA gene encoding hydroxymethylglutaryl-CoA reductase (NADPH); amino-acid sequence: MTDTDANALVDRVREDDLRLHELETHADADTAATARRRLIESDAGVDLDAVGSYGFPADRADANVENMIGAAQVPMGVAGPVTVHGGAVDGERYLPMATTEGALVASVNRGCSVIDAAGGATARVTKSGMTRAPVFRVADVAEAEALVEWVRAEEDRLREAAEATTNHGELTDVTPYVVGDSVFLRFRYDTKDAMGMNMATIATRAAAEVVEAETPASLVALSGNLCTDKKPAAINAVEGRGRSVTADVTISREVVEERLHTTPEAVAEVNTRKNLVGSAKAGSLGFNAHVANVVAAVFLATGQDAAQVVEGSNAITTAETREDGLYVSVSLASLEVGTVGGGTTLPTQAEALELLGVAGGGDPAGSNADALAECVATGALAGELSLIAALGSRHLSSAHEDLGR
- a CDS encoding DUF5817 domain-containing protein, coding for MYAVVGCADCGGLWLLSNPDSAETATCPTCGTRHRTARLKRLFTAEDREIAREARATMLAERADATDAFESTPSVAESERAADDPIVDDREYLDASGVDAGEVAEAGERTSRGAGSGSGSRPEIVREAIERLDDPDEAAVVGYATERGVPADAATDLLDRLVRGGEATESGGTYRLL
- a CDS encoding helix-turn-helix transcriptional regulator, which encodes MSDTALDYLVGSPVRVETLRAFRADGILSARELDDRLSASRRTLKRTLREMCSRGWIREVDDAYELTSLGGMLLSAYEEFRDRECTAERLRPVFEQTPAAAVDLDVEAAADATVVDTDDDPTDPIDHLLDLRANATELRECAPYLLYDSVEQLAERVTDESSPPDVTLVLGTTSPPMERFPAGYREHFDAMVDAPSVDVYAHPDDIRFSFGIADDHAFVVGVNLDGVAHTLLESDDPAVVDWATRRFETYRVAAAPRS
- a CDS encoding helix-turn-helix domain-containing protein, encoding MTEDTEDLRPDDAFTLLADRTRIKIIRALGDAATPGVPDRLAFSELRRRADISGSGRFNYHLKRLVGQFVEETDDGYRLSYPGVRVYQAIQAGTFTDSCRIEPFELDAACHVCGGPQEAAYHDCLFRVRCADGCDAVFYRYFCPPSSLTDRDHEVILRAVSERIRRELGSVASGVCPWCCGRMEARILPPDAELPQRDNPAIEHRVLHTCDTCDGTVYTRTGDLLVTHPAVVSFFYDHGVDVTGRRVWRLPFAASDERTTATGTDPWRGTVRIECEGDTLALRLDDDPSVVEVRS
- a CDS encoding thiamine-binding protein codes for the protein MTVVALLSVAPVREGSMAEDVADAVAALDSFDVAYETNPMGTVIEADDVGVLFDACEAAHRAVDADRVSTVLKVDDKRRSDASADEKVAGVEAALGRPAKRRRE
- the mch gene encoding methenyltetrahydromethanopterin cyclohydrolase, which codes for MESLNRMAVELVDEAIDFAGELNVDVVELDSGATVLDFGVEAAGGIEAGLLLAEIQTAGLATIQTRMDEVAGTPFPHVELTTDKPALALLCSQKAGWELVAEGVDGLGSGPARALVGEEAEFEAVGYYDEFDLTVLAVEAATLPGDAAAEQVADRAGVAPSGVFMPAYATGSVAGSVSAAARAPELALFRLFELGYDPTDVVSAAGSAPVAPVSHDEGVAMGRTNDALAYGGQVYLQVREDFDRFDEVPSTAAAEYDTPFERVFEDADWDFYEVPESVFAPAQVTVDVVDGPTYALGETNHDLLAESFGL